A DNA window from Phragmites australis chromosome 11, lpPhrAust1.1, whole genome shotgun sequence contains the following coding sequences:
- the LOC133884524 gene encoding auxin-responsive protein IAA17-like, translating into MSPPLELDYIGLSPPAAAAAGSSDDLKGTELRLGLPGSESPDRRVPVAAAATTLDLLPAKGAKRGFSDEAPPPPPAAAAGKGKKVAEEEEDKNVAATPHPAAKAQVVGWPPIRSYRKNTMATNQLKSSTEDVEAKQGQGFLYVKVSMDGAPYLRKVDLKTYKNYKDLSISLEKMFSGFTTGKDGLSENCKDGEYVLTYEDKDGDWMLVGDVPWEMFADSCRRLRIMKGSDAIGLAPRAADKSKNRN; encoded by the exons ATGTCGCCCCCACTCGAGCTCGACTACATAGGCCTCTCGCCGCCGGCGGCAGCAGCCGCCGGTTCCTCCGACGATCTGAAGGGCACCGAGCTCCGCCTCGGTCTGCCGGGTTCCGAGTCACCGGACCGCCGCGTGCCGGTCGCCGCCGCTGCGACCACCCTAGACCTGCTCCCAGCCAAGGGCGCCAAGCGCGGGTTCTCCGACGaggctcctccaccgccgcccgctgccgctgccgggAAGGGCAAGAAGGTggcggaggaagaggaggacaagaaTGTGGCAGCGACCCCGCATCCGGCCGCGAA GGCTCAGGTGGTGGGATGGCCACCAATCCGCAGCTACCGCAAGAACACGATGGCGACCAACCAGCTGAAGAGCAGCACTGAGGATGTTGAGGCCAAGCAGGGCCAGGGGTTCCTCTACGTCAAGGTCAGCATGGATGGCGCGCCGTACCTTAGGAAGGTCGACCTCAAGACTTACAAGAACTACAAGGACCTCTCGATCTCACTCGAGAAAATGTTCAGTGGCTTCACTACTG GCAAGGATGGCTTATCTGAGAACTGCAAGGATGGTGAATATGTTCTGACTTATGAAGACAAGGATGGAGATTGGATGCTCGTTGGTGACGTCCCATGGGA GATGTTTGCTGATTCTTGTCGTAGGCTCAGGATCATGAAAGGTTCAGATGCTATTGGACTTG CTCCAAGAGCAGCTGATAAGTCCAAGAACCGCAACTAG